A stretch of the Vanacampus margaritifer isolate UIUO_Vmar chromosome 6, RoL_Vmar_1.0, whole genome shotgun sequence genome encodes the following:
- the actr6 gene encoding actin-related protein 6 isoform X1: MATLVLDNGAYTAKIGYSSEEVSVIPNCQFRSKTSRMKTFTANQLDEIKDPSALFYILPFQKGYLVNWDVQRKVWDHLFGKEMFKVDFADCSVVISEPYFNFTSIQESMNEILFEEYRFQSALRINAGSLSARRYFRAEPYQLCCLLVDSGFSFTHIAPYCRGSRMKDAIRRVSVGGKLLTNHLKEIISYRQLHVMDETHVINQVKEDVCFVSQDFYKDVAVAQLKGHDNTVMRDYVLPDFSGIKKGFCKPADQVVLSGKYKTSEQILRLANERFAVPEMLFHPSDIGLQEMGVPEAIVDSVRSLSQDMQPHMYGNIILTGGNVLFPGFRERLEAELRSLVPAHMPVKVTLPDNPITYAWEGGKLLANDPDYEEMVVTRDDYEENGHFICEETFDI, from the exons cGTCATTCCCAACTGCCAATTTCGCTCCAAGACCTCCCGGATGAAAACCTTCACCGCCAACCAGCTGGATGAGATCAAAGACCCCTCGGCGCTCTTCTACATCCTGCCCTTCCAAAAG GGTTACCTGGTCAACTGGGACGTCCAGAGGAAAGTCTGGGATCATTTGTTTGGCAAAGAAATGTTCAAG GTGGACTTTGCCGACTGCAGCGTCGTCATCAGCGAGCCTTACTTCAACTTCACGTCCATCCAGGAGTCCATGAACGAGATCCTGTTTGAGGAGTACCGCTTCCAATCGGCTCTCCGGATCAACG CGGGTTCCCTGAGCGCTCGCCGATACTTCCGCGCCGAACCTTACCAGCTGTGCTGCCTCCTGGTGGACAGCGGCTTCTCCTTCACCCACATTGCCCCCTACTGCCGCGGCAGCAGAATGAAGGACGCCATCCGCAG GGTCAGTGTCGGAGGGAAGCTGCTGACCAATCACCTCAAGGAAATCATCTCCTATCG GCAGCTGCACGTGATGGACGAGACCCACGTCATCAACCAGGTGAAGGAGGACGTGTGCTTTGTGTCCCAGGACTTCTACAAGGACGTGGCTGTCGCACA GCTGAAAGGTCACGACAACACGGTGATGAGGGACTACGTTCTTCCCGATTTCAGCGGCATCAAAAAAGGCTTCTGCAAG CCGGCCGACCAGGTGGTGCTGAGCGGCAAGTACAAGACGAGCGAGCAGATCCTCAGGCTGGCCAACGAGCGCTTCGCCGTTCCCGAGATGCTCTTCCACCCCTCCGACATCGGCCTCCAGGAGATGGGCGTCCCCGAGGCCATCGTGGACTCGGTCCGCTCTCTGTCCCAAG ACATGCAGCCTCACATGTACGGCAACATCATCCTGACCGGAGGCAACGTTCTGTTTCCGGGCTTCCGGGAGCGCTTGGAAGCGGAACTTCGCTCTCTGGTTCCTGCTCACATGCCCGTCAAGGTCACGCTACCCGACAA CCCCATCACATACGCGTGGGAAGGAGGGAAGCTGCTGGCAAACGATCCCGACTACGAGGAGATGGTGGTCACGCGCGACGACTACGAGGAAAACGGACATTTCATTTGTGAAGAAACGTTTGACATCTGA
- the actr6 gene encoding actin-related protein 6 isoform X2, whose amino-acid sequence MATLVLDNGAYTAKIGYSSEEVSVIPNCQFRSKTSRMKTFTANQLDEIKDPSALFYILPFQKGYLVNWDVQRKVWDHLFGKEMFKVDFADCSVVISEPYFNFTSIQESMNEILFEEYRFQSALRINAGSLSARRYFRAEPYQLCCLLVDSGFSFTHIAPYCRGSRMKDAIRRVSVGGKLLTNHLKEIISYRQLHVMDETHVINQVKEDVCFVSQDFYKDVAVAHGIKKGFCKPADQVVLSGKYKTSEQILRLANERFAVPEMLFHPSDIGLQEMGVPEAIVDSVRSLSQDMQPHMYGNIILTGGNVLFPGFRERLEAELRSLVPAHMPVKVTLPDNPITYAWEGGKLLANDPDYEEMVVTRDDYEENGHFICEETFDI is encoded by the exons cGTCATTCCCAACTGCCAATTTCGCTCCAAGACCTCCCGGATGAAAACCTTCACCGCCAACCAGCTGGATGAGATCAAAGACCCCTCGGCGCTCTTCTACATCCTGCCCTTCCAAAAG GGTTACCTGGTCAACTGGGACGTCCAGAGGAAAGTCTGGGATCATTTGTTTGGCAAAGAAATGTTCAAG GTGGACTTTGCCGACTGCAGCGTCGTCATCAGCGAGCCTTACTTCAACTTCACGTCCATCCAGGAGTCCATGAACGAGATCCTGTTTGAGGAGTACCGCTTCCAATCGGCTCTCCGGATCAACG CGGGTTCCCTGAGCGCTCGCCGATACTTCCGCGCCGAACCTTACCAGCTGTGCTGCCTCCTGGTGGACAGCGGCTTCTCCTTCACCCACATTGCCCCCTACTGCCGCGGCAGCAGAATGAAGGACGCCATCCGCAG GGTCAGTGTCGGAGGGAAGCTGCTGACCAATCACCTCAAGGAAATCATCTCCTATCG GCAGCTGCACGTGATGGACGAGACCCACGTCATCAACCAGGTGAAGGAGGACGTGTGCTTTGTGTCCCAGGACTTCTACAAGGACGTGGCTGTCGCACA CGGCATCAAAAAAGGCTTCTGCAAG CCGGCCGACCAGGTGGTGCTGAGCGGCAAGTACAAGACGAGCGAGCAGATCCTCAGGCTGGCCAACGAGCGCTTCGCCGTTCCCGAGATGCTCTTCCACCCCTCCGACATCGGCCTCCAGGAGATGGGCGTCCCCGAGGCCATCGTGGACTCGGTCCGCTCTCTGTCCCAAG ACATGCAGCCTCACATGTACGGCAACATCATCCTGACCGGAGGCAACGTTCTGTTTCCGGGCTTCCGGGAGCGCTTGGAAGCGGAACTTCGCTCTCTGGTTCCTGCTCACATGCCCGTCAAGGTCACGCTACCCGACAA CCCCATCACATACGCGTGGGAAGGAGGGAAGCTGCTGGCAAACGATCCCGACTACGAGGAGATGGTGGTCACGCGCGACGACTACGAGGAAAACGGACATTTCATTTGTGAAGAAACGTTTGACATCTGA